AAGATGCTGTGATTTTGGGCGGGGGGCTTGCCGGCCTTTCAGCTGCTCATACCCTTTCAGTCGCAGGAAAAGACCTCATAGTTATTGAAAGCGACGCCACAGTTGGCGGGCTTTCAAAGACAATCATTCATAATGATTTCAGGTTCGATCTCGGCGGACACAGGTTTATAACCAAGAATAAAAAGATAGAGCAGTATGTCAAAGGGCTTTTGGACCAGGAATCGCTTGCCGTATCACGAAAAAGCAAGATATATATGCGTGGCATGTTCTTTGATTATCCCCTAAAGCCCTCAAACTCTATCTTTGGATTAGGCATCCCAACAACCGCTAAAATCCTCTTTGACTATATAAAAGAGAAGGTCAAAGGCATTTTCATAACACCTGTGAATATCTCTCTTGAGGACTGGGTTGTCAACAACTTCGGCCGCACGATGTTCAACCTTTACTTCAAGGATTACAGCGAGAAGGTTTGGGGAATCGACTGCAGCAGGATCAGCGAGGAGTGGGTCTCTCAGAGGATCAGGGGCCTCTCGCTCTGGGTCGCCATAAAGAACGCCTTCTTTAAATTCAGCGGCAAGGATGTTCCCACCCTTGCCAGTAATTTCATCTACCCTTCTCATGGGATAGGGTATCTATCAGACAGGCTCAAAGAGGAGATAGAAAAGTCCAACTCCGTCATGACCGGCACAAAGGTCACACAGATCATTCATAAGGATTTTACCGTGATCAGCGCTATCGCGAAGAATTGTGATAATATCCATGAGATTGAAGCCAGGGAGTTTGTATCAAGTATTCCTGTGACCAGCCTTGTTCAGATGTTAAGCCCTGCTCCTCCGGATGATGTGCTTGAGGCTGCTTCAAGCCTCAAATACAGGGACCTTGTTCTTGTAACAGTCATGGTTGACCGCGAGAAGCTGACCGATCTTACATGGATATATATTCCTGAGAAGGATTTTTCCCTTGGAAGGATACATGAGCCCAAAAACTGGAGTCCTGAGATGGCGCCCGAAGGAAAGACACACTTTGTATGTGAGTACTTCTGTTTTGAAGGCGATGACATCTGGAATACAGATGATAAGGAACTCACTTCTATCACAGTCAAACAGCTTGTCAGGCTCGGTTTCATACAGGAGTCGGAAGTTATAGACAGCTGCGTTGTCAGGGTGCCGAAGACATATCCGCTTTTTGAGGTCGGGTATGAGAAGCATTACAAAAAGCTGATCGATTATCTGGACAACTTCAAGAACCTTCATATCACAGGCAGGAACGGGAAGTTCAGGTACTACAATATGGATCATACGATGGAGTCTGGTATAGATGTCGCTGAGAGGATGATCGGCAAAGCCCTGTAGATCTGTTCTACTGCAATCGCTTCACCTTCTGAAATAAAATCTTACTGCATGCATTGAAGCGGGTCGTATATAATACTGAAATGGCAAAAGTGACTGCGGGCAACAAAATGAAATGCGCTTTGATAATCCCTTCCTGGGTTCCTGAGGATATCTTCTCATCAAAGACCGCCGGCTCACAGATAAACTATTGGCAGCCTCTTGGAACGCTTTATGTCGCTTCTTCCCTCATGAAGGCGGGGCATGAGGTCAGGTTCCTGAACGGCGCATTCATGACCCACAGTGAGATACTCAAAGAACTGCATGATTTTCAGCCTGATGTTGCCGGGATCTACTCTACCGCTTTCGGATGGAAGAAGGCAGTTCACGCTGCATCTCAGATAAAGATGCTGCTGAAGGATATCTTTATAACTGTCGGAGGTCCTTACCCGATAGCGATGCAGGAGAAATGTCTTGAAGATCTAAGGAACATTGACGCTGTTATCACAGGCGAGGGCGAGTTGACAATGGTTGAGATGCTGCAAAGGCTGTCTGAAGGTAAAAACCTTGAAGGCGTTCTTGGGGTTATTTACCGTGAAGGGGATAAGATAGTAAAAAATCCTCCGCGGCCTTTGATAACAGACCTTGATTCACTTCCTTTCCCGGCAAGAGAACTGCTTGGTGATGACAAGGACTATATACCGCCGCCTGCGACTTATAAAAGAAAACCGGTGGCTGTTATCATAACCGCAAGGGGCTGCAACAGGAGATGCCTCTTCTGCTTTCAGATAGACAAGACGAGGAAGAGCGGCATTCGTTTTCGCAGTGTCGAGAATGTATTGGAAGAGATAGAGCTATGTATCAAACAGGGATACAGGGAGATAAAGTTCATAGACGACACCCTTGCCGCTGACTATGACAGGGCGATGAAGCTTGCAGGAGAGATAAAAAAGCGCGGACTTGATTTTGCCTGGTTTGCTTCCGCATGTGTGAATCAGGTTGATAAGCCGCTATTGCAGGCGTTCAAAGACGCCGGATGCTGGGCGATATTATTCGGCGCTGAAAGCGGGGTGCAGAAGGATCTTAATGCGATAAAAAAGGGGATAACGCTTGAGCAGACGCGCAAGGCTGTAAAAGCGGCAAAAGAGGTGGGGTTAACGGTTCATACCCCGTTTCTTTTCGGTATTCCGGGACAGACATACGAAGACGGCCTGAAGAGCATTGAGTTTGCATGCGAGCTGGATCCTGAGATAGCCAGCTTTCACGCTATCACACCTTTCCCAGGCTCTGAGCTTTATGATAATCTTGAGAAATACGGCACCATGTCCGACGACCTGAGAGACTTTACTTATCAGGGAGCGGCTTTTGTGCCTTACAGCATGACAAGGGATGAGATATCAGAGCTGAGGCAGCTTGCATATAAGAGATTCTATTCGCGGCCGGGGTATGTTGTAAAGAGGTTGTTGAAGTTCAGGAGCATAAATGATATAAAGGCTGCTTTTCAAGGTGTAAAGAGCCTCTTCTGGATATGGGCAGAAAGAGGGATTTTCAGCAGCAGAAAGAGCATAACCTGAAGATGCGGAATAAGGGAACTGATAATAACAGCGATATTGCTTCTGTTAAAGGGAAAGGCCTTTCTCGAAACCTTATCATTATTACCTCGGCATTGATCGTTGCTGCTGTGGTCTTCCTTGTATTTCTCCCCACTCTTAAGAACGAGTTTCTTTTGTGGGATGATGACAAGCTGGTTACTGATAATGTTTATATCCGTTCAATTGACCTTAAAATGGTCAACTGGGTATTCACTCATCTTGGACTGA
The DNA window shown above is from Thermodesulfovibrionia bacterium and carries:
- a CDS encoding FAD-dependent oxidoreductase → MNINSNFTKSGMKDAVILGGGLAGLSAAHTLSVAGKDLIVIESDATVGGLSKTIIHNDFRFDLGGHRFITKNKKIEQYVKGLLDQESLAVSRKSKIYMRGMFFDYPLKPSNSIFGLGIPTTAKILFDYIKEKVKGIFITPVNISLEDWVVNNFGRTMFNLYFKDYSEKVWGIDCSRISEEWVSQRIRGLSLWVAIKNAFFKFSGKDVPTLASNFIYPSHGIGYLSDRLKEEIEKSNSVMTGTKVTQIIHKDFTVISAIAKNCDNIHEIEAREFVSSIPVTSLVQMLSPAPPDDVLEAASSLKYRDLVLVTVMVDREKLTDLTWIYIPEKDFSLGRIHEPKNWSPEMAPEGKTHFVCEYFCFEGDDIWNTDDKELTSITVKQLVRLGFIQESEVIDSCVVRVPKTYPLFEVGYEKHYKKLIDYLDNFKNLHITGRNGKFRYYNMDHTMESGIDVAERMIGKAL
- a CDS encoding radical SAM protein, with amino-acid sequence MAKVTAGNKMKCALIIPSWVPEDIFSSKTAGSQINYWQPLGTLYVASSLMKAGHEVRFLNGAFMTHSEILKELHDFQPDVAGIYSTAFGWKKAVHAASQIKMLLKDIFITVGGPYPIAMQEKCLEDLRNIDAVITGEGELTMVEMLQRLSEGKNLEGVLGVIYREGDKIVKNPPRPLITDLDSLPFPARELLGDDKDYIPPPATYKRKPVAVIITARGCNRRCLFCFQIDKTRKSGIRFRSVENVLEEIELCIKQGYREIKFIDDTLAADYDRAMKLAGEIKKRGLDFAWFASACVNQVDKPLLQAFKDAGCWAILFGAESGVQKDLNAIKKGITLEQTRKAVKAAKEVGLTVHTPFLFGIPGQTYEDGLKSIEFACELDPEIASFHAITPFPGSELYDNLEKYGTMSDDLRDFTYQGAAFVPYSMTRDEISELRQLAYKRFYSRPGYVVKRLLKFRSINDIKAAFQGVKSLFWIWAERGIFSSRKSIT